The sequence GATTTTTCTCAGTTCTTCTGATGAAAGGTCGCCCTCCCGGTGTCTGATCATCATCGTCAGCGCTTTGAAAATATCGTCCTCCAGAAAGGGCGTGAGATAGCCATACAGCATTTCATCATTGATCATTGAATGATCATAGACGACGTTCTGCAGGTTCTGCTTCACTCCAGAGCGTGCCAGGTGGAACTTTACATACAGGTGGAAATAAGGAATGTAGCTGGACAGGACGAGCGGCAGGCTTGCCTTTTTTAGATATCCTGAACTGCATAACAGTATCCCTTTTTTTGCGTGTCCTGGATGGTGAAGCAGAATATTCATTGCGATTTGGCCGCCCATTGAGTGGCCAACGACTTTGAACTCATGGATGCCAAGGGATTTCATCAACTCAACTACTGTTGCGGCCAGGTTCTCATAGGAATATTTAAAACTCGATATCTTGCCGCTTTTTCCAAAAGGAGGAAGGTCGACAGATATGACGTTATAATCCTCTTTCAGCAGCGGAATCAAATGCCTGAAGCTGAAAGAGGAAGAAAGAAAACCGTGGAGCAGAACGAGGCTTTCCTTAGCGTCAGGGTTATGATAGTGCTCATAATAAAGATCGATTCCTCTTACAGTCTTATTCCTGGCGAATTCCATCGGCTTTCACTCCTGACATTATGAACGAATTGAGATAGGTATGTCTTTTATTTTCCCCGTGAATCGAAAGTTCACACAAAAAATTGCTCTTAAAACAAAAAAAGATGGACACCAAAACTGGTATCCATTAAAAAGGGGGGAATACTAGAAAGCCTTATGGGACTAGGATAGCCAGTTTCGCAGAATCATATACCTTGTTATCGAAACTTTTTGGCAAGAAAATTTAAAAAATAGAGCAGGCATTCATCTTAGCCTGCTCACGTTTCTTTTAATAAACTGGTTGGTTTCTGCTCGAGTTCCGGTGTTGCAGCGTAATAAATTTCCCCCATAAGCACAGATGCCGGGACATCAAGTGCTGTGGAAATCTTTAAAATCGTCTGAGAGTTAGGTGTTTGCTCGCCGCTTTCGTATCTTTGGATCGTTTGAGTACCTACCCTGATTTTTAAAGCGAGCTCCTCCTGGGAAACCCCGGCTCTTTCACGGCACAATTTGATATTCTGTCCAATTGCAGTCATCGCTCTTCACCTCCAAAAATAAAATATCTCTTACTATAAGTTTAACATTAAATTTTTGAAAATATCGACAATAATATGAACGTTTTCTTAACTTTAGATTATACCAATCGATTGCAAAAAAACAATTCCGATCCCAATTGGTACGATGTACCGAATGGAGAAATACCAGATATTGAATAATAATGTGTTTTTTCCGGTGCCTTGCTCCAGTTCTTGCCTGACCATTTTTCTTGGAAGCACATAGCCCACAAATATCGCAATGAAGAAGGCTCCGAGCGGCAGGGCAATATTGCTTGTCATGAAGTCGGCAAGGTCAAAGAATGTCTTCCCGAAAAATTTCACTTCTGCCAGGATACCAAAGGACAGGGCATTCGGAATACCAGCAGCAAATACTAGCAGCCCGCCAATCCAGGAATATTTCTTCCGCTTTCCTTTGTCACCCTTCGAAAGGACGGCGACGATGATTTCAAGGATCGAAAACGCGGAAGTAAGGGTGGCAAACAATAACAAAACCAGGAAAATCGTCAAGAACAATCCGCCAAACGCTAATTGGTCAAAGACGGCTGGCAGCACGACAAAAACCAGGCCAGGGCCTGCTTCCGGTTTAAAACCAAGCGCGAAAACTGCCGGGAATATTACCAGTCCGGCCAGCAGAGAGATGATAATGTTCAAGCCGACTACTGAAAATGCTGATTTAGCGAGACTTTCGCCCTTGGATAAATAAGAGGCGTAAGTCACCATGACGGAAAGACCGACGCTTAAGGCGAAGAAGGATTGTCCAAGGGCCATCAATATGGTTTGCCCTGTAACAGCAGACCAGTTAGGCTTGAGGAAAAATTCCACCCCAGCCATTGCCCCATCCAGGGTCAATGACCTGATTGCCAGGATGATAAACAGGATGAACAAGGCGGGCATCATGTATTTGCTCGCTTTTTCAATGCCCTGCTGCACGCCGCCCTGAACGACCCAGATTGTGAGGATGAGGAATAACAGCTGTACAGCGACAGCCTCAATTGGATTGGAAATGATGCTTTCAAATTTAGCTCCATATTCTTCCTGAGTCAACCCTGAAAGTGATCCCGTCAGGCTCCGACCTAAATAGGAAAGAATCCAGCCGCCAACAACACTGTAAAAAGAAAGAATCAGGAAGGAAGCGATAACTCCGCCATACCCAAGCAAAGGCCATGCGCTTTTTGGAGCCAGGTGCTTATAGGACATTACGGCATCCTTTTGTGTATTCCGGCCGATGATGAATTCAGCCAGTAAAATAGGGGCGCCTATAAAAATGGTCATCAGCAGGAAGAAGATGAGGAATATGCCGCCTCCATTAGTACCTGCCATATAAGGGAATTTCCAAATAGCCCCTAGTCCAATCGCAGATCCTGCCGCGGCAAGGATGAATCCGAGCTTTGATGTCCATTGATCTTGTTTGCTCATGAAAAAACTCCTTTTTTTTAAAGAGACTGAATATTTATATTTTCTGACAAAATCCAAAAATACCTTTTCATGTTACTATTTTTTGTGGGAAAAGCATAGTATTTTCAGGCATTAAACAATTATTTAGCATTTTGTTATTTTTTTGAAACAAAACGGGAATTCTTCCGTTTTACAGGTGAAGTGTTGTTCACAGGCCTCTACTGGACGCTATCGGCCGCAGCCGTCACAGAAGGATCATGTGAAAACACCTAAATAAAGATTGTATCAGTTTGGGGGTTCCAAATGAATGATGATGAATTAGTATTCCGGGCACGAAATGGCAATATGCAAGCATTTGCGGAATTGATTGATATCCATACTCCGACCGTGAAGCGCTTTGCCTTCCAGCTTGGGAATAAATATGACGACATAGATGATATCACACAAGAAGTCTTCGTAAGGGTTTACCGCTTTCTTGATCAGTTCTCACATGCCCAATTCACCACATGGCTTTATAAAATCACCCTTAATGTTACGAGGGATTTTGCCCGGAGTAAACAAAGGCAGATCAAAAAGGTCCTGAAGATCGGCAAGGAGAGAACATATGACGGCAAGACCGCAGAGGAAAGTATCCTGCGGTTCGAAGAGGACAGAGCCCTGCATGAGTGTATCCAAAAACTTGATGAGAAATATCGCATACCAATAATCCTTTTTTATTTTCATGATAAAAGCTATGAAGAGATTGCAGAAATTACCGGAGCTACCCTGCCGAATGTAAAAACCCGGATGCTGAGAGGCAAAGAGCATTTAAAGAAGCTGCTGATTCTGGCTGAAAAAAAGGAGGGTGAAAACCATGGATGATCAGTTATTGGAGAAACGTCTCGACAGTCTGAAGAAAGCATACAATGATATGCCCGAAGAAGAGAACCGTTCAGCCATCCTAGCGGCTATAAAAAAAGATCAAAAAAAGCAGAAAAAGAACACGTGGTTTCACTTGCCATACGCTGCGAGCTTTATCGGAGTCGGCATGATCGCCGGAGTCTTGATGATGCAATATATCGGGGAACATGTGACTTCCGATGAGAAGACAGAGCTTAATCAGGCAGTATCGGATGAAAAAAATGCCGGGGTATTGAAAAGGTCCGATGTGAAAGCAGAATTTGATGCCTTGCAAAAGTATTATGTCGAGAAGGAGCTTAAGACGAAAGAGAAGCTGGGTTTTTTATCTGGATTCGAAAATTCTCTGCACAGGGATATCCCAATGGAGCTTAACGAGGCAGAGACAGCTTTTCTATCAAATCTGGAAGACCAGGAACAAATAGATTTAGAGGAGGTTAGGAAAAGGTATACCAGTGAGATTGACCAGGCGTTTACTCTGCCATCAGAGATTATCGATAGGCTCTTACGTGAAAAAAATGACCAAATTTCATTAAGTGGGCCTGAATATAATCTTCTCAACCAACTAGATTCTTTTATGGGCGCTTATTATCTGTCGATGACCTTTTACGAGGATCATCTAAATAAAGCGGTTGAGCAAGAAGGCGCGGAAACGGTGATCAAAAAAATGAATGCCGGCGGCAAAGGGCTTTCCTCTCCCAGGTTGAAAGAGATGTCTGCGGGGGCTGTAGAGAACGGTTATGCCTTCAAGGATGAAGACGGAAGGATTGTCCCATATGTTAATTTTATGGGGATTGCTGACCGGCTTCGTGGTGAAGTAAATAAAGATTATGTGAAATATCTCGAGCTAAGAAGCAATAGAGTCCATAATGACCAGGGCGAGGTTATTTCCTACAAGAACTTGGCAGATGTACTGGTAAAACTTGAAAAAACAATCGCCACAGTAAAAAATAGCACCATCGAGGAAACTATGAGGAACGACGCCCAGTCACTTTACGCGCTCTTTGTTGCCAGTCCGATCCTATTTGATAAAAGAGATGTTTTAAAAGATGAAGTGAAAACTGCCTATTTATATTTAATTGAAAGCTATCCGGATACCGACACTGCTAATGCGGTTAAGTTGATGTTTGAACAGATGCAAAGAGAAAAATTCCAAAGGCCTGCTGATGAGATGGAGATGCAAAACAATCTTATTTATCCGGGTTATCTGAATATCCGGACTGATATAAAGGAAGAGGATATCATTAACCGAAGAGTGCTTCCGATTTCAGATTTCATGCTGTCCAGCTACAAGAAATTCGCCGCCAATAAGAACTTTGATATCTTGAAACATTACGGACCATTTGAAATTATGCAGCTTTATTTTCACGCGGACCAGATAGGAGATTATGAGACAAAATATGCTTTATACAGTAAGAAAAGCGTGCTTCTGCCAGAGGATCAATATATAAAAGAAATGCAGGAAGCGGAAATGGATATCAGCGAAACGCTTAAAGGATACGAGTTTGCTTCCCTTTATCGCTCGTCAGATCAACCGGAAAACGTGATTGGAGTCCAGCTGCATTTTAAAGATCGGTCGGATGCTCCGGTCTTCCAGATGGTCCAGGAAGACGGTTTTTGGAAAGTACAATATTTGCCATTCCAATAAAAGGATATGGAAACACGACAATTGAATTATCTTATTCCTTTTGATAAATGCTACAGATTATGATATAATTTTTAATTGCGTATTAATGGGATAAAATAAAACAATATTTAGGAGTGTTTCCATGTCAGAAAATATTCAAGTAGGCAGCGTTTTATCAGGTAAAGTAACAGGAATCCAGCCATACGGCGCGTTCGTAGCATTAGATGAAAATACCCAAGGTCTAGTGCACATTTCAGAAATCACACACGGTTATGTTAAGGATATTAACGAGCACCTTTCAGTTGGCGATGAAGTGAAAGTGAAAGTTTTGTCAATTGATGAAGCTGCTGGGAAAATTGGCTTGTCAATCCGTGCAACAGAAGAAGCTCCAGAACAGCCGCAACGCGCAAAGAAGCCACGCAGCAAGCGCCCTGCTGCAGTTGTACAGCACCAGGACGACTCAGCACAAGGCTTCAACACTTTGAAGGATAAGCTTCAAGAGTGGATCAACCAGTCAGATATGGCTAATAAATAAGTTTCAAAGCGGAAACCGGACATTGCGTCCGGTTTTTTTTTTATTGAGTACGTGTCCGTGAGCGGTGCTGGGTGTCGATTTTACTAAAGGATTCCAGGATTAAGTGATTTCAGGGGGATTCAAACGGAAGCACTGAAAGATTGTCCAAACCAGGGCTCACTCCTGAAAACCGCGGCTAAAACTCTGAAAAGCTGTATAGCTTTTATAAGAAAATCCCCTTCAACCATTTTTAGGGGGTTAAAATGAAAGAGCTTACAGGTTACAATATGATTGTCTAACCAATTTTTTCATTGGAACGGAGGAAGGTTCATGACGACAAAAACGAGTTCGCTGATTGAACAGACGCAAAAATACGGTGCGAATAATTATCATCCGCTGCCAATCGTAATTTCCCGGGCAGAGGGTGTTTGGGTAGAGGATCCTGAAGGCAACAAATATATGGACATGCTTAGTGCATATTCTGCAGTCAACCAGGGGCACCGCCACCCTAAGATCATTCAGGCACTGAAGGACCAGGCAGATCGTGTGACGCTTACTTCAAGAGCATTCCATAATGACCAGCTTGGTCCCTGGTATGAGAAGATTTGCTCGTTAACTAACAAAGAGATGGCCCTGCCGATGAACACAGGAGCTGAGGCAGTGGAAACGGCTGTGAAGGCTGCTCGCCGCTGGGCTTATGATGTCAAAGGGGTTGCAGAAAACCAGGCGGAAATCATCGCTTGTATTGGCAACTTCCATGGCCGCACAATGACGGCAGTATCTTTATCCTCTGAGGAAGAGTACAAACGCGGTTTCGGCCCGATGCTTCCAGGGATTAAATTGATTCCATACGGAGATCTTCAGGCTCTGAAGGAAGCGATTACGCCGAATACAGCAGCTTTCCTGATTGAACCAATTCAGGGTGAAGCGGGTATCGTCATCCCGCCCGAAGGCTTCATGAAGGCAGCCTATGATGTATGTAAGGAGAATAATGTCCTGTTCATCGCGGATGAAATTCAGGCTGGCCTGGCAAGGTCTGGTAAGATGTTCGCATGCGAATGGGAAGGAATCGAGCCTGATATGTATATCCTTGGCAAAGCACTTGGCGGCGGAGTATTCCCAATTTCATGTGTCGTTGCGGACAATGACGTTTTGGGCGTCTTCAATCCAGGTTCCCATGGATCGACTTTCGGAGGCAATCCAATGGCTTGTGCGGTTTCCATCGCTTCACTTGATGTGCTGATTGATGAAAAACTTCCTGAACGTTCACTGGAACTTGGAGAATATTTCATTGCCAAGCTGCGCGAAATCGATAACCCAATCATCAAGGATATCCGCGGACGCGGCTTGTTTATTGGCGTCGAGCTTACAGAACCAGCCCGCAAGTACTGCGAAGAATTAAAAGAAGAAGGCCTGCTATGCAAAGAAACGCATGATACGGTCATTCGTTTCGCCCCTCCACTAGTCATTAGTGAAGAAGAACTCGACTGGGCAATTGAACGAATCAAGAAAGTATTATCTTAAAATGATAAAACCCGCCATTCGGCGGGTTTTTTGTATTAGCGAGTAGCACGAGGTTCTGCTGCTCTTTCCTCCCTTTCGCTCGGTGCGAAAAGAAGTCCAATGTTAATTAAACCGGCAAGACCGACCAAACCATAGACGATCCTTGACAATGCTGAATCCTGTCCGCCGAAGATTGCTGCAACAAGGTCAAATTGGAAGAATCCGATTAGCCCCCAGTTGATGGCTCCGATAATGGTAAGAACAAGTGCTGCACGTTGAATACCGCTCATGGATGTTTCCTCCTTAAAATTAAATTTGTTCTTTTATAGAGTGTTTCAGCCCGGTATGAATTATTCATCCTCTATATATTAAAAACTTACCCGAATAAAAAAAGTTGTAACATTTTGCAGCACATTAGAGAACATTAAGAAGTGTATTTTTTGCAATGCTTTTTGAAAAAGAACATAATAATCTCTAGAGGAAGGTGACTTAAATGGATAACTTTACTTTTTACAATCCAACAAAACTTATATTTGGAAAAGATCAGCTAGAAGAACTTAAAAATGAAGTTCCGCAATACGGAAAGAAAGTTCTTGTTGTTTATGGCGGCGGCAGCATCAAGCGAAACGGGCTTTATGATTCCGTCATGAACACTCTTAAAGAAATTGGAGCAGAAGTATACGAGCTTCCGGGTGTTGAACCAAACCCTCGACTCTCGACTGTTCATAAGGGTGTTAAAATTTGTAAAGAAGAAGGGATCGAATTTCTGCTTGCCGTTGGCGGCGGAAGCGTCATCGACTGCACAAAGGCAATCGCTGCAGGCGCAAAGTACGACGGCGATGCATGGGACCTGGTAACCAAGAAGGCTTTTGCTGCAGAAGCTCTTCCATTTGGAACGGTGCTCACTCTGGCAGCAACAGGCTCTGAAATGAATGCTGGTTCGGTCATCACCAACTGGGAAACGAATGAGAAATACGGCTGGGGCAGTCCGGTGACATTCCCGAAATTCTCGATCCTCGATCCTGTAAATACTTTTACAGTCCCGAAAGATCAGACGATATATGGAATTGTTGATATGATGTCCCATGTATTTGAACACTATTTCCACCTGACCGAAAACACAGAATTCCAGGATCGCATGTGTGAATCCTTGCTGTTGACAGTAATGGAAACAGCTCCAAAGCTTCTTGAAGACCTGGAAAACTATGAATACCGTGCAACGATCCTTTATTCCGGAACAATGGCGCTGAATGGAATCCTTAATATGGGCTATCGCGGTGACTGGGCGACTCATAATATTGAACATGCTGTTTCAGCTGTATACGATATCCCTCATGGTGGCGGATTGGCCATCCTGTTCCCGAACTGGATGAAGCATAATCTGAAGGTAAAACCAGAACGCTTCAAAAAGATGGCTGTAAGGGTCTTCGGTGTGAATACGGAAGGCAAGACAGACGAAGAAGCTGGTCTGGAAGGAATCGAAAAGCTGCGCGAATTCTGGAACAGCATTGGTGCTCCATCACGGCTTGCTGATTATGACATCGATGACAGCAAACTGGAATTGATGGCTGACAAAGCAATGGCGAATGGCGAATTTGGAAACTTTGCAAAGCTAAAACGAGACGACGTACTTGATATCTATCGTATGTCTTTATAAAATTGGCCGGATCCGGGTATTTCCCGGATCCTTCTTTTTTAGGGTAAAACAGCACCGTGGTTCTTCATAAAAAGTGTTTAAAAGCGGCCAAATAGGAAAAAGATAAGCGAGTCGCAGAAGAGTAAAAAATATTTCACAATTGGACACGCTTACAAGTTGGGGTGTTTCTTGATTATTGGGATTCATTTCGATAAAGTGATAGAGAATATAAAATATTGGAGGATCAGACATGACACATGTTCGTTTTGATTACTCAAAGGCGCTTAGCTTTTTTGGTGAACACGAAGTTACATACTTAAGAGATTTTGTAAAAGTAGCACATCATTCATTACACGAAAAAACGGGTGCAGGCAGCGACTTCTTAGGCTGGATTGACCTTCCTGTAGATTATGATAAAGAAGAATTTGCCCGCATCCAGAAGTCAGCGGAAAAGATCAAGAATGATTCTGATGTCTTGCTGGTTGTCGGAATTGGCGGCTCTTATCTGGGAGCACGTGCTGCTCTGGAATTTTTACAGCACAGCTTCTATAACGCGCTTTCTAAAGAAAAGCGCAAGACTCCGCAGGTCATTTTCATTGGCAACAACATCAGTTCAACTTATATGACCGATGTGATGGACCTTTTGGATGGAAAGGACTTCTCCATCAATGTTATTTCAAAATCCGGTACAACAACCGAGCCGGCAATTGCCTTCCGTATTTTCCGCAAGCTGCTTGAAGAGAAATACGGGGCAGAGGAAGCACGAAAGCGCATTTACGCCACAACTGACAAAGCTC comes from Mesobacillus jeotgali and encodes:
- a CDS encoding sodium-dependent transporter, whose translation is MSKQDQWTSKLGFILAAAGSAIGLGAIWKFPYMAGTNGGGIFLIFFLLMTIFIGAPILLAEFIIGRNTQKDAVMSYKHLAPKSAWPLLGYGGVIASFLILSFYSVVGGWILSYLGRSLTGSLSGLTQEEYGAKFESIISNPIEAVAVQLLFLILTIWVVQGGVQQGIEKASKYMMPALFILFIILAIRSLTLDGAMAGVEFFLKPNWSAVTGQTILMALGQSFFALSVGLSVMVTYASYLSKGESLAKSAFSVVGLNIIISLLAGLVIFPAVFALGFKPEAGPGLVFVVLPAVFDQLAFGGLFLTIFLVLLLFATLTSAFSILEIIVAVLSKGDKGKRKKYSWIGGLLVFAAGIPNALSFGILAEVKFFGKTFFDLADFMTSNIALPLGAFFIAIFVGYVLPRKMVRQELEQGTGKNTLLFNIWYFSIRYIVPIGIGIVFLQSIGII
- the yugI gene encoding S1 domain-containing post-transcriptional regulator GSP13; its protein translation is MSENIQVGSVLSGKVTGIQPYGAFVALDENTQGLVHISEITHGYVKDINEHLSVGDEVKVKVLSIDEAAGKIGLSIRATEEAPEQPQRAKKPRSKRPAAVVQHQDDSAQGFNTLKDKLQEWINQSDMANK
- a CDS encoding iron-containing alcohol dehydrogenase, which encodes MDNFTFYNPTKLIFGKDQLEELKNEVPQYGKKVLVVYGGGSIKRNGLYDSVMNTLKEIGAEVYELPGVEPNPRLSTVHKGVKICKEEGIEFLLAVGGGSVIDCTKAIAAGAKYDGDAWDLVTKKAFAAEALPFGTVLTLAATGSEMNAGSVITNWETNEKYGWGSPVTFPKFSILDPVNTFTVPKDQTIYGIVDMMSHVFEHYFHLTENTEFQDRMCESLLLTVMETAPKLLEDLENYEYRATILYSGTMALNGILNMGYRGDWATHNIEHAVSAVYDIPHGGGLAILFPNWMKHNLKVKPERFKKMAVRVFGVNTEGKTDEEAGLEGIEKLREFWNSIGAPSRLADYDIDDSKLELMADKAMANGEFGNFAKLKRDDVLDIYRMSL
- a CDS encoding DUF378 domain-containing protein; this encodes MSGIQRAALVLTIIGAINWGLIGFFQFDLVAAIFGGQDSALSRIVYGLVGLAGLINIGLLFAPSEREERAAEPRATR
- a CDS encoding ornithine--oxo-acid transaminase — its product is MTTKTSSLIEQTQKYGANNYHPLPIVISRAEGVWVEDPEGNKYMDMLSAYSAVNQGHRHPKIIQALKDQADRVTLTSRAFHNDQLGPWYEKICSLTNKEMALPMNTGAEAVETAVKAARRWAYDVKGVAENQAEIIACIGNFHGRTMTAVSLSSEEEYKRGFGPMLPGIKLIPYGDLQALKEAITPNTAAFLIEPIQGEAGIVIPPEGFMKAAYDVCKENNVLFIADEIQAGLARSGKMFACEWEGIEPDMYILGKALGGGVFPISCVVADNDVLGVFNPGSHGSTFGGNPMACAVSIASLDVLIDEKLPERSLELGEYFIAKLREIDNPIIKDIRGRGLFIGVELTEPARKYCEELKEEGLLCKETHDTVIRFAPPLVISEEELDWAIERIKKVLS
- a CDS encoding alpha/beta fold hydrolase, which gives rise to MEFARNKTVRGIDLYYEHYHNPDAKESLVLLHGFLSSSFSFRHLIPLLKEDYNVISVDLPPFGKSGKISSFKYSYENLAATVVELMKSLGIHEFKVVGHSMGGQIAMNILLHHPGHAKKGILLCSSGYLKKASLPLVLSSYIPYFHLYVKFHLARSGVKQNLQNVVYDHSMINDEMLYGYLTPFLEDDIFKALTMMIRHREGDLSSEELRKIKAPCLLIWGEHDKVVPVRIGRKLNNDLKNSELIILKETGHLVPEERPEDVHQLINRFIAAEETVEEATANGSR
- a CDS encoding helix-turn-helix domain-containing protein; its protein translation is MTAIGQNIKLCRERAGVSQEELALKIRVGTQTIQRYESGEQTPNSQTILKISTALDVPASVLMGEIYYAATPELEQKPTSLLKET
- a CDS encoding RNA polymerase sigma factor, yielding MNDDELVFRARNGNMQAFAELIDIHTPTVKRFAFQLGNKYDDIDDITQEVFVRVYRFLDQFSHAQFTTWLYKITLNVTRDFARSKQRQIKKVLKIGKERTYDGKTAEESILRFEEDRALHECIQKLDEKYRIPIILFYFHDKSYEEIAEITGATLPNVKTRMLRGKEHLKKLLILAEKKEGENHG